Within Oncorhynchus masou masou isolate Uvic2021 chromosome 17, UVic_Omas_1.1, whole genome shotgun sequence, the genomic segment taacccactgttcctaggccgtcattgtaaataagaatttgttcttaactgacttgcctagtaaaataaaggtaaatttaaaaaaataataaaattgaTGAATGATCAGTGATGTTATTGTAATGAACAACGATGTGCTTTTCTTAAAAAAACACGAACATTTGTAAGTGACCCCAatcttttgaactgtagtgtatgtaTATACCAGAGGGTGGATAACAATATAAAACGCTAGTGTAAGAAGTGGACGGCACATGTTTTGTTTTTAGGCTAAATGTTTACATTATGATATGCCTCGGAAATGTATGTGAAACCCTCTGCTGGCACGAACCATTAAAACCTAGTACTTCAACAGGCTAtttggtctctttctctctcaaactgCTATCACAAAGCTTACGTGAATATGTGGTTTTTAACAAAAAAATATCAACTGACTCATCAGCTCTACATAATTCAGCAGGGAGGTATGCAACTACCCCACATTATACCCATTATACCAGTGGAGAAACTACGTCGCCTACATAAGTATTAGCGTATCCCTTTCAACTCACATTCCTTGCAGAAAGAACTGTTTGCAAACCTTTTAATACGTCCAGAAAGACAGTGGTGTTTATACTTTAAAATACATATTGTATGTGAATGAAAGAATTCTGCCAGTGTTTTTAAATGTCCTAGTTTCATATTTTTTCTTTTCCTCCAACTCTATATATCCAAGTGAGCTTATGAGGTCCTTGGGGATCAGATTGACCATTATACCCATTGATGAAAcgtataacagacagacactgcTCAAAAGGAGTTGTTTGTGATATCGACGATCAGTTGCCACTTTATTAGGTTCACCACCCTATTCACAAAAATAAACTGCTCCTACATACACCAAGTCCCGTGGTCTTGGCTTGCTAGACACTAAAGCTTGCAGAGAGGTATTCAGGTATTCTGTTACTGTTTGGTTGAACTTTAGAATGTGCAAAATGACAGCACAGTCTGATGGTCTTTTGTAACTCAGAAAAGTTTCAAAACTGTTTTTCTTGTACTGATTGTAATAAACTCCAAACGTACTTAAAAACTTGAACAGTCTTATCTATTTCCCAGTTTCATCAACAGTTTTAAATTCGCTCTGTTCCAGATGCATAGGGGGTTGTACCTAATAAAGTGACCACTGACCACTGTATCTATAGAATTTCCAGAATGGGTTCTGGGAATAACCGGGGTATTAAACATTTGGCTGTAAGTGTTGAACAGTTCAATCTATTACACCCAGGAGATGGTACCATTCAGCTTGTCTGAGGATGACAAAGGAGGACTTTAACAAAGCCAAAATAGGAAATGATTGGAAGGGGCCTTTTTGCTGTTAAATTAGAGACGTGTAAATAAATGACTTGTGCCTTGTAACTACTTTAAAATGTGTAACTGTTTCACTAAAAATGCAACATTGATTTGGCATACAACTGAAGATTGTAAAACATACAACTTTATGTAAACATTGTGTAACTTCATATAGAACAAATTGCACTTGAAATGAAAATTTCTTGCAAATAAATGCATATTTTCACTTTTTTCTGTGACAATTGCTGATTTAATCATCTTTAAATGCAATATTTTAAATGTAATTATTTATATCTAATCAAAACTGGAATTCGTCTGCAAAACAATAGGTTGTAAAAGTATGctagacatttatagaataaatcaTATCTAGGTTGATGATTCTGTGACAAATGgtgaattagttattgattttTAAATGGCTTTGGCGAATGTCTGAATATAAAATCAACTTCACCTTGGTTTGCTGATCACTCTAGCAAACCAGTGCAATTGTTCATTCAAAAAAAGTGTGTTACTTTCAGCTGAAACatctgtgtctctacctgtccATTCATCTGACAGTTTAGAGGAGCTATCACATGGAGCCATCGGGACAGGATGCCAACGACCACGGCCAAAACTCAGTTGGCGACGGTGAGCACCCATGGGAGGTAACAGACATGACCAGGCTCCGCCGCTTCATCTGCTACGGCTCGGAAATGGCCATCTATGACACCAAGGAGCACCGGCTGGGCATGGAGAGTGCCCCGGCTCTGCTCTCCCTGCTACAGGAGGGCAGGGGTTgcgaggtggtggaggaggtcaAAAGGCTGGCTCTGGAGGGCAGGCCAGTCAGGGCCAACCCTTCCCTGTTCGCCTTAGCTGTGTGCTCACAACATTTGGACCTGAATACTAGACAGGGGGCGTTCCGAGCCCTGAGTGACGTGTGCCGGGCCCCCGAGCACCTCTTCACCTTCATCCAATACAAGAAGGAGGTGAAAGAGAGGATGCGGTGCGGGATATGGGGACGGGCCCTGAGGAAAGCGGTGTCGGATTGGTACAACAAACAGGACGCCATGGGTCTGGCTCTGGCGGTGACCAAGTATAAAACGAGAGAGGGCTGGTCTCATCAGGATCTACTCAGACTCTCCCACGCCAAGCCTGCTAACGAAGGTGAGCTGCAAGAGATTTACAATGTACACACTCTCAAACACTATTATGAATATACAAAGGAAATGGTGCAAGACTAcggagaatgttttttttttgtgttgatGACATTTTTTCATAAAGGGTTATCCTCATGGATGAAATCAGTAATAAAATAGTATCTCAGTAAAGCCTTTAAAGTAACAAGTGATTGGTGGTATCAGGAGATGTGGTTGAATGCTTTTTTCCCTTCTGTCTGAATTATGCTCTGACAACTCTGCTGTGCTTGCAGCGATCGCGTTGATCAGTAAATACGTTATGAAAGGATGGAAGGAGGTCCAGGGGGCGTACGCCGACAAGGAGATCTCGGAGGAGGTGATCAAAGTCCTCTCATACCTGGAAGCGGTTGAGAAGGTCAAACACAGTGCAGACGAGATGGAGGTCAGCCATCTAATAGAGGAGCATGGTCTGGAGCGGGAACACCTTCTGACAGACCACCTGAAGTCCAAAGTGGTGAGCAGTGTGCTCCGACCAACTTGTGTTTTTAACCAACTCTTTTAAAGGTGTACTTCGCTCAAATTAAAATAGGTCAGATGTTGACATGTCCTCGCCACTGCTAGCTTTTTCTTTTAAAGAGTGTAGTCCCACTCCTCACATTTTTGGTTTATTAACTGTGATAGATAGGATAGACCGAGGAGAGAGTGTGCTGAAATATAGCAGTGTGACAGATTCAAATCCATTGCGCGGGAGTATATGTAGGCTGGGGCCTGCGGCTTAGACCACTAGCCTACTCTTAGACCACGAGCCTACTCTTAGACCACTAGCCTACTCTTAGACCACTAGCCTACTCTAAGACCACTAGCCTACTCTAAGCCCAATAGCCTACTCTAAGCCCACTAGCCTACTCTAAGCCCACTAGCCTACTCTTAGACCACGAGCCTACTCTTAGACCACTAGCCTACTCTTAGACCACTAGCCTACTCTAAGCCCACTAGCCTACTCTAAGCCCACTAGCCTACTCTTAGACCACTAGCCTACTCTTAGACCACTAGCCTACTCTTAGACCACTAGCCTACTCTTAGACCACTAGCCTACTCTTAGACCACTTGCCTACTCTTAGACCACTACCCTACTCTTAGACCATTAGCCTACTCTTAGACCACTAGCCTACTCTTAGACCACTACCCTACTCTTAGACCATTAGCCTACTCTTAGGCCACTAGCCTACTCTTAGGCCACTAGCCTACTCTTAGACCACTAGCCTACTCTTAGACCACTAGCCTACTCTTAGACCACTAGCCTACTCTAAGACCACTAGCCTACTCTTAGACCACTAGCCTACTCTTAGACCACTAGCCTACTCTAAGCCCACCAGCCTACTCTTAGACCACTAGCCTACTCTAAGCCCACTAGCCTACTCTTAGACCACTAGCCTACTCTTAGACCACTAGCCTACTCTTAGACCACTAGCCTACTCTTAGACAACTAGCCTACTCTTAGACCACTAGCCTACTCTTAGACCACTAGCCTACTCTTAGACCACTAGCCTACTCTTAGACCACTAGCCTACTCTAAGCCCACTAGCCTACTCTTAGACCACTAGCCTACTCTTAGACCACTAGCCTACTCTTAGACCACTAGCCTACTCTTAGACCACTAGCCTACTCTTAGACCATTAGCCTACTCTAAGCCACACTCCTAGCTGTTTTTTTTAACATCCAGCTCTATGTCTCAATGCCATATTAATGGAAAATATTAGCACCATATAATTATCATCATGGAATTATCACTTTTTCATGTGTAGGGTCTTAAGACATCCTTATTACTTTTGTGGGTTGTTTTTTGGTCATGTATGATGCCTTTTCTCCACTGCAGGTATGGAAGGCATTGTTAAAGGAGATGCCCATGGAGTCAATGCTAAGGACCCTGGGTAAGATGACCGCAGACCAAGTCCTGGAACCAGGAAGCTCAGACGTGGCAGAGGTGTGCGAGAGGATCCAGAGTGAGGCGGCTTTAAAGAAGGTGAGGTGTACCTACCTACTGCCTCTCACCTTCTGACAACTGGGATTCATTCACATACTGCTTTCCCAGGGATCTATCTAACTGTTTTATTGTTGTCTTAGGCAAAACTCCACCCTTTCAGCGTCGTGACAGCCTCGGAAAACTACAAAAGGGGCCAAGGCAACCGGGGGAAAGTGAAATGGGAACCAAACGTTGACATCATAAAAGCGCTGGACTCTGCTTTCTACAAATGTTTCACAGTAAGTCGAGCGTCGCATATACAGATACTCACAGATAGGGAGGGCTATGGCATTCATGAAATTTTGTCAGCCAGTCATTGTCAAGCAATTGTTAATTAACATAAGCATATTTAGCAtaacacttcatcagtctctctttcacaatttgacaagcactttaTAGTGCCTGGAATTTCCCAGCGGCATCCCCCTTGTGTGGGAATATAATAATAATTCCCAGCTGcgtgaccccttgactttttccacattttgtttcattacagccttattcaaatatTTATTACAAAACaattcctcaatctacacacaataccccataatgacaaagcgagaacaggtttttagaaatttttgcaaatgtattacaaataaaaaaccaataccttatttacatcagCATTagagaccctttgctatgagactcgaatttgagttcagaacaacagcaaaggaccttgatgctggaggaaacgggtacaaaagcatctaaaatccacagtaaaacaaatcctatttcgacataacctgaaaggccgctcagcaaggaagaagccactgctccaaaaccgccattaaaaaagccaaactatggcatgcaactgcacatggggacaaagatcgtactttttggagaaatgtcctctgttctgatgaaacagaaatagaactgtttggccataatgaccatcgttatgtttggaggaaaaagggggaggcttgcaagtcaaagaacaccatcccaaccttgaagcacgggggtggcagcatcatgcacttcacaaaatagatggcatcatgggaggagaattacgtggatatattgaagcaacatctcaagacatcagtcaggaagttaaagcttggtcgcaaatgggtcttccaaatggacactgaccccaagcatacttacaaagttgtggcaaaatggcttaaggacaacaaagtcaaggtattggagtggccatcacaaagccctgacctcaatcccatagaatatttgtgggcagaactgaaaaagcgtttgagagcaaggaggcctgcaaacatgactcagttacaccagctctgtcaggaggaatgggccaaaattcacccaacttattgtgggaagcttgtggaaggctacccaaaatgtttgacccaagttaaacaatttaaaggtagtgctaccaaatactaattgagtgtatgtaaacttctgacccactgggaatgggatgaaagaaatgaaagctgaaataaatcattctctctactattattctgacatttcacattcttaaaataaagtggtgatcctaactgacttaaggccgtaacgtaacaaaatatgaaaaagtcaaggggtctgaatactttcgaatGCACTCTGTGTGAAAATATTTTCGTTTTAGAAGTGACcgttatcatgcacctgtctcggtAACAGACAGGTGCATCATCTATGTATCATCTATGCACTTAATTTGCAAACGGTGGACGCTTTTCCGTGGTTaaattttcatgccagccaggtatgCTTTACTCTTGAAGCGATGTGTTTAGtgttaggaaagttgagaaataaatgtagtaggcctagcctatagaaagctgatgggatcctcttttTAACAGAGGCCATCAactgttttctcacgcaattgcctATGGGCTATGGGGTCTCGTGAAGTGTTTGATTTTCGATCACTTTTGCATTGATGTCacagtgattagagggacaatagagtgctgagtcgGCTACTAATGACTTAACAGCATCAGAACTTGGAGAACCTTCGTTACCGTGACTAaatggtcacatggaatttgactgcggtcGTTACTCGTcaccgccggtgtggcggtaaagCGGTCACCGTAACAGCACTACTCACAGAGCATCCCACTGTTCTGAGTCGTGTTCACAAATGTGAAACGTTAATTGTCCCCCACGATGAAATGGATACGTTTGTCGCACACGATATCTGACGGCACTGGCCCAATTTTTAcgaaacttgggtgaatgatgcgTAGTGCCATAGAGATCCAGGTTTTTCAAAATGACACTGATTGGCCCAAGGTGGGAGCTATAGTAATGAACTGAAACGTGTTGGTGACACACTATCTTAATTGGGATGCATCATTCTTGAGGGacgacatgtttactgttgcatgttttgtttttttcattacattttagtcatttagcagatgctcttatccagagcgacttacagaagtaattagggttaagtgccttgctcaagggcacattgacagatttttcacctagccGGCTCTGgattgaaccagcaacctttttcGGGTTACTGGACCAGCACTGTTAAGCGTTAGGCAACCTGCCACTTTACTTCACTTGTGTTCCTTTCTTGAGAACGTGGAGCCTGCGGGGAAGCGCTTTGTGGTGGCGGTGGACATTAGCACATCACTGAGCAGCATCATTAAGGGGACCTCCGTCAGCACAGCTGTAGCGGCTGCAGCCATGACCATGGTGAGTCAACACACTATGAGCGGGTACTCCTAAACAAGGCTAAATGACTACGGTAGTAGTTTGCAGCTGTGTTTCAAAGCGGTGTCTCTAACAATTGGAAGACGGGTCTTTGGAGGAAGGTATAGTCAAGGAAAGGGTCTGTTGACACGTTCTATGGATTCCTGCCACGTTTCCCCCACCCCATCTCAAGAGAGCACAGGCATTGCATGCGTGCTTTGTAATGAGGACTTGTCATTTTGACATTTGAATGATAATAATTCCTGGCATCTTAGAGAGGGACTATTTCATCATTGTGTTCTAAGTTGGTTGTATCTATGTTACAGGTTTTTGCGCGGACGGAGGCAGAGACACAGGTTATGGCCTACTCTGAAGGAGCTATAGTTCCTTGCACCATCACTGAGGGCATGTCTCTTCGACAAGTAGCAACCGAGCTGGTCAAGGTATGGAAACAAGAAGTGTCTCTCTGCAAACTATGCACCTCTGAATGATAAACTTTTTTTTAACAGAAAGCTTACTTGGAAAAAAATTCTCCTGCCAAAGTTCTAAAAGTTCACTGAAAGGCAATAAGAAAAGCTCATTTCCATTTTGTTACGCTGGGCCCTACTGAACACGATCAATTTCTCAGATCAATTTTAATGACTGTGTGTCGTGTTCATAGCTGACCCCCTGTGTCAACCACCTGTTCACAGATCCCCAGTGGTTATACAGACTGTGCTCTCCCCATCCTGTGGGCCTCGGAGAAGAGGATCCCTGTGGACATGTTCATCATATTCACCAACAGTGCCTGCTGGCACGGCGAGGCCAATCCAGCAGAGTGTCTGAGGATGTACAGACATGTAAGACACTTCTGTAGTGTACCACTGTCCCTCCCCTCTTAACTCCTTATTTGTCTGCTTGCATAGATATACAGCCTCATTGTTACATCATTATATTGTATGTCGTTACGTGGAACTACAACACTGTAGTGGCGAACATGGCATGACACGTCCGTAAATATTGTATGCTCTGATCGTTCTTAATCATGTCAAATTAAGTAGCCTGTTCAACCtatctttcgtattgtctgagattcccaaagattggaaagctgccgcggtcatcccctcttcaaagggggagagactcttgacccaaactgctacagacctatatctatcctaccctgcatttctaaggtcttcgaaagccaatttaagaaacagattacagaccatttcaaatcccaccgtaccttctccgctatgcaatctggtttccgagctggtcatgggtgcacctcagccactctcaaggtcctaaacgatatcataaccgccatcgatatgagacattactgtgcagccgtactCGTCAACCTGGCCAAGGgcttcaactctgtcaatcaccacattcttatcagcagactcaacagccttggtttctcaaacgactgcctcgcctggttcaccaactccttctcagacagagttcagtgtgtcaaattggaaggtctgttgtccggacctctggcagtctctatgggggtgctacaggtttcaaatctcgggccgactctcttctctgtatacattgttcttgctgctggtgcttctctgatccacctctacgtagacaacattattctgtatacctctggcccttctttggacactgtgttaactaacctccagacaagcttcaatgccatacatctctctttccatggcctccaactgctcttaaatgcaagtaaaactaaatgcatgctcttcaaccgatcgttgcccgcacctgcccgcccgtccagcatcactattctggacggttctgacttagaatatgtggacaactacaaatacctaggtgtctggttagactgtaaactctccttccagactcacattaagcatctccaatccaaaatgaaacctagaattggcttcttatttcgcaacaaagcatcct encodes:
- the ro60 gene encoding 60 kDa SS-A/Ro ribonucleoprotein isoform X1 encodes the protein MEPSGQDANDHGQNSVGDGEHPWEVTDMTRLRRFICYGSEMAIYDTKEHRLGMESAPALLSLLQEGRGCEVVEEVKRLALEGRPVRANPSLFALAVCSQHLDLNTRQGAFRALSDVCRAPEHLFTFIQYKKEVKERMRCGIWGRALRKAVSDWYNKQDAMGLALAVTKYKTREGWSHQDLLRLSHAKPANEAIALISKYVMKGWKEVQGAYADKEISEEVIKVLSYLEAVEKVKHSADEMEVSHLIEEHGLEREHLLTDHLKSKVVWKALLKEMPMESMLRTLGKMTADQVLEPGSSDVAEVCERIQSEAALKKAKLHPFSVVTASENYKRGQGNRGKVKWEPNVDIIKALDSAFYKCFTNVEPAGKRFVVAVDISTSLSSIIKGTSVSTAVAAAAMTMVFARTEAETQVMAYSEGAIVPCTITEGMSLRQVATELVKIPSGYTDCALPILWASEKRIPVDMFIIFTNSACWHGEANPAECLRMYRHKMGIFSKLMVCGLTSNGLSIADPAEDRGMLDLCGFDLGAIEVIRNLALDLI
- the ro60 gene encoding 60 kDa SS-A/Ro ribonucleoprotein isoform X2; the protein is MEPSGQDANDHGQNSVGDGEHPWEVTDMTRLRRFICYGSEMAIYDTKEHRLGMESAPALLSLLQEGRGCEVVEEVKRLALEGRPVRANPSLFALAVCSQHLDLNTRQGAFRALSDVCRAPEHLFTFIQYKKEVKERMRCGIWGRALRKAVSDWYNKQDAMGLALAVTKYKTREGWSHQDLLRLSHAKPANEAIALISKYVMKGWKEVQGAYADKEISEEVIKVLSYLEAVEKVKHSADEMEVSHLIEEHGLEREHLLTDHLKSKVVWKALLKEMPMESMLRTLGKMTADQVLEPGSSDVAEVCERIQSEAALKKAKLHPFSVVTASENYKRGQGNRGKVKWEPNVDIIKALDSAFYKCFTVFARTEAETQVMAYSEGAIVPCTITEGMSLRQVATELVKIPSGYTDCALPILWASEKRIPVDMFIIFTNSACWHGEANPAECLRMYRHKMGIFSKLMVCGLTSNGLSIADPAEDRGMLDLCGFDLGAIEVIRNLALDLI